From a single Cytophagales bacterium WSM2-2 genomic region:
- a CDS encoding DNA-binding response regulator — MQKIDVCLTDDHQIFRKAMVKLLKTFGRIGEIYEAGNGEECLAKVKEKKPHVVILDLNMPLMDGSKCAENLIKKFPDIKIIVLTSHDSEKYMLYMLELGVNSFLLKSTDPEELEKAIYSVADNDFYHNELLNSVIRKSLKDRFASARPNFNNEHPISEREREILKMICDEISLKEIANRLSVSEKTIYTHKLNIQSKLKVSSTVGLVKAAFEMGLFN; from the coding sequence ATGCAGAAAATTGACGTTTGCCTTACCGACGATCACCAGATTTTCCGCAAGGCAATGGTGAAATTGCTGAAGACTTTTGGCCGGATTGGTGAAATCTACGAGGCAGGCAATGGCGAGGAGTGCCTGGCAAAAGTAAAAGAGAAAAAACCTCATGTCGTCATACTTGACCTCAACATGCCGCTGATGGACGGCTCGAAGTGTGCTGAAAACCTGATCAAGAAATTTCCAGATATCAAAATCATTGTCCTCACTTCACATGACAGTGAAAAATACATGCTGTACATGCTTGAACTTGGTGTCAATTCATTTCTGTTGAAAAGTACAGATCCGGAGGAGCTGGAAAAGGCCATTTACTCTGTTGCTGATAATGATTTCTATCACAACGAATTGCTCAATTCTGTCATCCGTAAAAGTTTGAAGGACAGATTTGCTTCTGCTCGGCCCAATTTCAACAATGAACATCCCATCTCCGAACGAGAACGTGAAATCCTGAAAATGATTTGTGACGAAATAAGTCTTAAAGAGATTGCAAACCGTTTGTCCGTAAGCGAAAAAACAATCTATACCCATAAGCTTAACATTCAGTCCAAACTCAAGGTGAGTAGTACCGTAGGGTTGGTGAAAGCTGCCTTCGAGATGGGCCTCTTCAACTAA
- a CDS encoding peptidase C1, which yields MHKISRFGWLPDIPDHRDLTYAAPRPLLRKLPVKVDLSGKCPPIYDQGQLGSCTANAIGAAFEFGLRKQNQARDFMPSRLFIYYNERVIENTVNSDAGAMIRDGIKSVNKQGVCPESLWPYHESAFSNKPSGSCFTEALNHQVTSYHRVTRNLNQMKSCLAEGYPFVFGFTVYESFEGDEVARTGKLNLPKKGEVQTGGHAVMAVGYNSTSKRFIVRNSWGSAWGLKGYFTMPFEYLLNENLSDDFWTIRLVEDNPAAKKMKK from the coding sequence ATGCATAAAATTTCTCGTTTCGGATGGTTGCCAGATATTCCCGATCACCGGGATTTGACCTATGCCGCACCGCGACCGCTGTTGCGGAAACTGCCAGTTAAGGTAGACTTATCTGGCAAGTGCCCTCCTATTTATGATCAGGGCCAGTTGGGAAGCTGTACTGCGAATGCCATTGGGGCTGCATTTGAATTTGGCCTGCGGAAACAAAACCAAGCCAGGGATTTTATGCCCTCACGTCTCTTCATATACTACAATGAGAGGGTTATTGAAAACACCGTAAACTCTGATGCTGGCGCTATGATCCGCGATGGAATCAAAAGTGTAAATAAGCAAGGAGTCTGTCCCGAGAGCTTGTGGCCATATCATGAGTCCGCATTTTCTAACAAGCCTTCAGGCAGTTGCTTCACTGAGGCATTAAATCACCAGGTAACATCATACCATCGGGTTACCAGGAATCTGAACCAGATGAAGAGTTGCCTGGCTGAAGGTTATCCGTTTGTATTCGGGTTTACCGTTTATGAATCCTTTGAAGGTGACGAAGTGGCCAGAACCGGAAAGTTGAACCTTCCTAAGAAAGGCGAAGTGCAAACCGGCGGTCATGCAGTGATGGCCGTGGGGTACAATAGCACCAGCAAGCGATTCATCGTCCGCAATAGTTGGGGCTCAGCCTGGGGCCTGAAAGGATATTTCACTATGCCATTTGAATATCTGCTTAACGAAAATCTGTCCGATGACTTTTGGACAATTCGATTGGTAGAAGACAACCCAGCCGCAAAGAAAATGAAAAAATAA
- a CDS encoding RNA polymerase subunit sigma-54 yields the protein MKLQVHSIHFDADEKLIGFIQKKVDKLETFYDRMVDGEVFLRLNNEGVENKTVEIKLKVPGNQLFAKEQAKSFEEATDLATEALRAQLKKFKTKLRAGRV from the coding sequence ATGAAGCTGCAAGTTCATTCCATTCACTTCGATGCGGACGAAAAACTCATCGGGTTCATCCAAAAAAAAGTAGATAAACTGGAGACTTTTTATGACCGGATGGTGGACGGAGAAGTATTTCTTCGACTGAATAACGAGGGCGTAGAAAATAAAACAGTGGAAATAAAACTGAAAGTGCCCGGCAACCAGCTTTTTGCCAAGGAGCAAGCCAAGTCATTCGAAGAGGCTACGGATCTCGCCACCGAAGCGTTAAGAGCGCAACTAAAGAAATTCAAAACCAAGTTGCGGGCGGGACGAGTATAG
- the xerC gene encoding tyrosine recombinase XerC produces MGDSFLKYLQFEKRYSPKTIAAYETDLRQFQEFLNKEFDNSSIQDANHALVRSWVVNLVEGEMDSVSVNRKIACLRSYYKFLMRQEVINKDPMTKIKILKTKKKLPHFVHEADMTKALDHFEFEKNFQGLRDQLILELLYGTGMRLSELIGLKDLSINLRERTLKVLGKRNKERVIPFTQNLGVLIDNYRKIRNKEVERKSENLLVTENGLPLYPVMVNRIVKKYLKNSNVEKKSPHVLRHTYATHLLNKGAEINAVKDLLGHTSLAATQVYTHNSMEKLKKVFDQAHPKA; encoded by the coding sequence ATGGGCGATTCTTTCCTGAAATATCTTCAATTCGAAAAGCGATACAGCCCCAAAACAATCGCTGCTTACGAGACTGACCTTCGCCAATTCCAGGAATTTCTAAACAAAGAATTTGATAATAGCTCCATTCAGGATGCAAATCATGCATTGGTACGCTCCTGGGTGGTCAATCTGGTCGAAGGAGAAATGGACTCGGTGTCAGTTAACCGGAAAATAGCCTGCCTGCGATCGTATTATAAGTTTTTGATGCGGCAAGAGGTCATCAACAAAGACCCGATGACGAAAATCAAGATCCTCAAGACGAAAAAGAAACTGCCCCATTTTGTTCATGAGGCAGATATGACAAAAGCATTGGATCATTTTGAATTTGAAAAGAATTTTCAAGGTCTGAGAGATCAGTTGATCCTGGAACTTCTGTATGGTACAGGAATGCGTTTGTCAGAGCTGATCGGACTGAAAGACCTTTCAATCAATCTTAGAGAACGAACGCTGAAAGTACTTGGCAAGAGAAATAAAGAACGCGTGATCCCATTTACACAAAACCTTGGTGTGCTGATTGACAATTACCGGAAAATCCGGAACAAAGAAGTGGAGCGTAAAAGCGAAAATTTACTGGTGACAGAAAATGGCTTGCCACTCTATCCTGTGATGGTCAATCGGATCGTAAAAAAATATCTTAAAAACTCGAACGTTGAAAAGAAAAGCCCTCATGTGCTACGACATACATATGCCACTCACCTGCTTAACAAAGGGGCGGAAATAAACGCTGTGAAAGATTTGCTTGGCCACACGAGTTTGGCGGCAACTCAGGTCTATACACACAATTCGATGGAAAAATTAAAAAAGGTTTTTGATCAGGCTCATCCTAAAGCTTGA
- the rpsU gene encoding 30S ribosomal protein S21: MLIINIKENESIDKALKRFKKKFEKTGVLKELRERTSFTKPSVRRRTEIIHAAYRQTKYAQDNY, from the coding sequence ATGCTGATTATCAACATTAAAGAAAACGAATCGATAGACAAGGCTCTGAAGCGCTTCAAGAAGAAGTTTGAGAAAACCGGTGTTTTGAAGGAATTGCGTGAAAGAACCTCATTTACAAAGCCTTCTGTAAGAAGAAGAACTGAAATTATCCACGCTGCTTATCGCCAGACTAAGTACGCACAGGATAATTATTAA
- a CDS encoding acyl-CoA dehydrogenase has translation MELMTETHEQISFDLSENQKMIAQMVRDFGAKEIRPKMMEWDESQYFPVELFHKMGGLGLMGVLVPEEYGGAGFGYHEYVTAIVELSKIDGSIGLSMAAHNSLCTGHILQFANEEQKKKYLPKLATGEWIGAWGLTEPNTGSDAGNMRTVAKKEGDYFIINGAKNFITHGKSGNVAVVIARTGEVGDSHGMTAFIVERGTPGFTAGKKENKLGMRASETAEMIFTDCRIHKSQMIGEEGEGFVQSLKVLDGGRISIASLGLGIAVGAYEAALQYSKERHQFNKPISSFQGISFKLADMATKIEAARLLVHQSADLKNRHKPMSKESAMAKLYASEVAVEVANEAVQIFGGYGYIKDFPVEKFYRDAKLCTIGEGTSEIQKLVISRAILK, from the coding sequence ATGGAGCTAATGACTGAAACCCATGAACAAATCAGTTTTGATTTGTCCGAAAATCAAAAAATGATTGCCCAGATGGTCCGTGATTTCGGAGCAAAAGAAATCAGACCCAAAATGATGGAATGGGACGAAAGCCAATATTTTCCGGTGGAGCTCTTTCATAAGATGGGAGGCCTGGGGCTGATGGGTGTACTCGTTCCGGAAGAATATGGTGGAGCGGGTTTCGGCTACCACGAATATGTCACGGCAATTGTAGAGCTCTCAAAAATTGATGGCTCAATCGGTTTATCAATGGCTGCACACAATTCACTGTGTACTGGACATATTCTTCAATTTGCAAATGAAGAACAGAAGAAAAAATACCTGCCTAAACTGGCAACTGGTGAGTGGATCGGAGCGTGGGGATTGACCGAGCCCAACACGGGATCAGATGCTGGCAATATGCGTACAGTTGCCAAAAAAGAAGGTGACTATTTTATCATCAATGGTGCAAAAAATTTTATTACTCACGGCAAATCCGGAAATGTAGCCGTGGTAATTGCCCGGACCGGCGAGGTCGGAGATTCTCATGGAATGACTGCATTTATTGTGGAGCGGGGCACCCCTGGATTCACTGCAGGAAAAAAAGAAAACAAACTCGGAATGCGCGCGAGCGAAACAGCCGAAATGATTTTTACGGATTGTCGTATTCATAAAAGCCAGATGATTGGTGAGGAGGGTGAAGGCTTCGTACAATCGCTAAAAGTTCTTGATGGTGGCCGTATTTCCATTGCCTCTCTTGGACTGGGGATCGCTGTCGGCGCGTATGAAGCAGCACTTCAATATTCCAAGGAGCGCCATCAATTCAATAAGCCTATCTCTTCTTTTCAGGGGATTTCTTTCAAGCTGGCGGATATGGCGACTAAGATTGAAGCTGCAAGATTGCTCGTACATCAGTCTGCCGACTTGAAAAACCGGCACAAGCCGATGAGTAAGGAATCGGCCATGGCCAAGCTTTATGCGTCTGAAGTAGCAGTAGAAGTGGCTAATGAAGCAGTGCAGATTTTTGGCGGATATGGATATATCAAAGACTTTCCAGTCGAAAAATTCTATAGGGATGCAAAACTCTGCACCATTGGTGAAGGAACCTCTGAAATCCAGAAATTAGTGATATCAAGAGCTATTTTGAAGTAA
- a CDS encoding UDP-glucose 6-dehydrogenase → MNIAVVGTGYVGLVTGTCFAETGNKVTCIDIDREKVEKLSRGEITIYEPGLEVLFERNIHQKRLSFTTNLEEGIAGAKIIFLALPTPPGEDGSADLKYILGVADALGPLLKEYCVIVDKSTVPVGTAEKVHEKIASKAKAEFDVVSNPEFLREGVAVDDFMKPERVVIGTSSERAKKVMETLYGPFVRQGNPLVFMDVRSAELTKYAANSFLATKITFMNEIANLCEVLGADVDSVRKGIGTDSRIGKRFLFPGIGYGGSCFPKDVQALAKSSDDVNYDFKILDAVMSVNHSQKTKLIPVMKDYFKNNLKGKTIAVWGLSFKPHTDDIREAPALENINELLKAGAIVRVHDPESMNNVKKIMGDKISYFDTPYDAVQGADAILIATEWPEFRTPDFEKIVSALKAKVIFDGRNLYELSQMKELGFTYFSIGRKTIYG, encoded by the coding sequence ATGAATATTGCTGTAGTCGGAACCGGATACGTTGGCTTAGTAACTGGAACTTGTTTTGCTGAAACAGGCAACAAAGTGACTTGTATTGACATTGACCGCGAGAAGGTTGAAAAACTTAGTCGAGGTGAAATAACCATTTATGAGCCAGGGCTTGAAGTCTTGTTTGAAAGAAACATCCACCAAAAAAGGTTATCGTTTACCACTAATCTTGAAGAAGGTATTGCGGGAGCGAAAATCATTTTTCTTGCACTGCCCACACCTCCCGGGGAGGACGGATCTGCGGACTTGAAATACATTTTGGGTGTGGCAGATGCCTTGGGACCTTTGTTGAAAGAATACTGTGTCATCGTTGACAAAAGCACAGTGCCCGTGGGCACGGCTGAAAAAGTGCACGAAAAAATTGCCTCGAAAGCAAAGGCAGAATTTGACGTAGTTTCTAACCCTGAATTTCTTCGTGAAGGCGTAGCTGTTGACGACTTTATGAAGCCTGAACGCGTGGTGATAGGCACCTCCTCAGAACGTGCTAAGAAAGTAATGGAGACTCTTTACGGGCCATTCGTTCGTCAGGGAAATCCGCTGGTGTTTATGGATGTTCGTTCTGCTGAACTGACCAAATATGCAGCCAATTCTTTCCTTGCCACTAAGATTACTTTCATGAATGAAATTGCCAATCTATGCGAAGTTCTTGGAGCTGATGTTGATTCCGTCAGGAAAGGCATCGGTACAGACAGCAGAATAGGCAAACGATTTTTATTTCCGGGAATCGGGTACGGAGGAAGTTGTTTTCCGAAAGACGTACAAGCACTGGCAAAGTCGTCAGACGATGTCAACTATGACTTCAAAATTCTTGATGCGGTAATGAGTGTGAATCATTCTCAGAAAACGAAATTGATTCCAGTCATGAAGGATTATTTCAAGAACAACTTGAAAGGAAAGACGATAGCCGTTTGGGGGTTATCTTTTAAACCACACACGGATGACATTCGTGAAGCCCCGGCTCTCGAAAATATCAATGAACTGCTGAAAGCGGGCGCCATCGTCAGAGTTCATGATCCCGAGTCCATGAACAACGTGAAAAAGATCATGGGCGATAAAATTTCATACTTCGATACTCCTTACGATGCCGTACAAGGTGCGGACGCAATCCTAATCGCTACCGAATGGCCTGAATTCCGGACTCCCGATTTTGAAAAAATCGTTTCCGCATTGAAGGCAAAAGTGATTTTCGACGGACGAAATTTGTATGAGCTTTCACAAATGAAAGAGCTAGGCTTTACGTACTTTAGTATCGGTCGAAAAACGATTTATGGCTAA
- a CDS encoding epimerase, which translates to MANKRILITGGAGFLGSHLCDRFIKEGFDVVAMDNLITGDLRNIEHLFKLKEFEFYNHDVSKFVHVPGDVHYILHFASPASPIDYLKIPIQTLKVGSLGIHNLLGLARAKKARIMIASTSEIYGDPTVHPQPEEYYGNVNAVGPRGVYDEAKRFQEAMTMAYHTYHKLDTRIIRIFNTYGPRMRLNDGRVLPAFIGQALRGEDLTIFGDGSQTRSFCYVDDLVEGIYRLLMSDYVLPMNIGNPSEITIKEFAEEIIKLTGTTQKIVYMPLPKDDPKQRQPDIRKAKEILKWEPKVSRAEGLKITYEYFKSLPKEVLYHRDHKNFDGFIR; encoded by the coding sequence ATGGCTAATAAAAGAATTTTAATAACCGGCGGAGCAGGGTTTCTCGGATCTCATTTATGCGATCGGTTCATCAAAGAGGGGTTTGATGTGGTTGCCATGGATAATCTGATCACCGGTGATCTTAGGAACATTGAACATCTATTCAAACTCAAGGAATTTGAGTTCTACAATCACGATGTTTCCAAGTTTGTTCATGTGCCAGGAGACGTTCACTATATACTCCACTTTGCTTCTCCGGCCAGCCCGATCGATTATTTAAAAATTCCGATTCAGACTTTGAAAGTCGGTTCGCTAGGCATTCATAATTTGCTCGGACTTGCCCGGGCTAAGAAAGCGCGGATCATGATTGCCTCGACTTCGGAAATTTACGGAGACCCTACGGTACATCCACAACCGGAAGAATATTATGGCAACGTAAATGCCGTTGGACCTCGAGGTGTATACGATGAGGCAAAACGCTTTCAAGAGGCCATGACAATGGCGTATCATACCTATCATAAACTGGATACACGCATCATACGGATTTTTAATACTTATGGTCCGCGAATGCGCCTCAACGATGGTCGTGTATTACCCGCCTTCATAGGGCAGGCGTTACGAGGTGAGGATTTGACTATTTTCGGAGACGGCTCTCAGACTCGCTCATTTTGTTATGTGGATGACTTGGTTGAAGGAATTTATCGATTGCTCATGTCAGACTATGTGCTGCCAATGAACATCGGAAACCCGTCAGAGATCACTATCAAAGAATTCGCTGAGGAGATCATCAAGCTCACCGGAACCACTCAAAAAATTGTGTACATGCCGCTGCCGAAAGATGACCCCAAGCAGCGCCAGCCTGACATTCGAAAAGCGAAGGAAATTTTAAAATGGGAACCCAAAGTATCACGGGCTGAGGGATTGAAAATCACTTATGAATATTTTAAATCACTACCCAAGGAAGTGCTCTATCATCGTGATCACAAAAATTTTGACGGATTCATTCGTTAA
- a CDS encoding X-Pro dipeptidyl-peptidase has product MRDYISQYQSDVTSLNRKYGVKESDEYYTRLDRLYSDWLKKMKGFSFESMSQDGKVDYVLLRNSIEKDAFDLQQNKNEFSQVQATVPFAGKIMAMVQKRRTGAPFDGKETAKVFNDLKKELQATQKEIEKQPKYSDKLSKKAVAAATDYRKAFNELFAFYNEYDPQFTWWTNVPHTEADTAFSQYIRFLKTWKAAGKDDGSGIIGNPIGKEEIIRSLQAEFISYSPEDLIDIANKEFAWCEKEMLKASQEMGFGTDWKKALEKVKTDHVEPGKQPELVYFLANEATEFLEKNNLVTVPELAKEDWRMKMLSAQQQRFSPFFLGGDDILIAFPTTTMTYEDRMMSMRGNNRHFARATVFHELIPGHHLQGFMIDRYNAHRSAFYTPFWMEGWALYWEMILWEKNFQKSPENRVGMLFWRMHRCARIIFSLNYHMNIWTPQQCIDFLVDKVGHERANAGAEVRRSFTGGYGPLYQLAYMIGAKEFYALRQELVTSGKMKERDFHDAILQNGPISVELVRALLTNQNLTRDYKTNWKFGY; this is encoded by the coding sequence ATGCGTGACTACATTTCACAATATCAATCAGATGTCACAAGCTTGAACCGTAAATATGGCGTCAAGGAATCAGATGAATACTACACGCGACTTGACCGGCTATATTCGGATTGGCTCAAAAAAATGAAGGGATTCTCGTTCGAGAGTATGAGCCAGGATGGCAAAGTGGATTATGTATTGTTAAGGAACTCTATCGAAAAGGATGCTTTCGATCTGCAACAGAATAAAAATGAGTTTAGTCAGGTGCAGGCGACCGTACCCTTTGCAGGAAAAATAATGGCGATGGTTCAAAAACGCCGGACAGGTGCGCCTTTCGATGGCAAGGAGACAGCCAAGGTGTTTAATGACTTGAAAAAAGAACTGCAGGCAACTCAAAAAGAAATTGAGAAGCAGCCGAAGTATTCTGATAAACTGTCAAAGAAAGCCGTAGCTGCTGCAACGGATTACCGAAAGGCATTTAACGAATTGTTCGCATTTTACAATGAATACGATCCTCAATTTACCTGGTGGACAAACGTGCCTCACACCGAAGCTGATACAGCTTTCAGTCAGTACATTCGATTCTTAAAAACATGGAAGGCAGCAGGAAAAGATGATGGTAGCGGAATCATTGGCAACCCTATTGGCAAAGAAGAAATTATCCGGAGCCTGCAAGCTGAATTCATATCTTATTCTCCAGAAGATCTGATTGATATCGCCAATAAGGAATTTGCCTGGTGCGAAAAAGAAATGTTGAAAGCCTCGCAAGAGATGGGATTTGGAACAGACTGGAAGAAAGCACTAGAGAAGGTGAAGACAGACCATGTCGAGCCAGGAAAACAACCCGAATTGGTATACTTCCTGGCAAACGAGGCGACAGAGTTTTTAGAAAAGAATAACCTGGTCACTGTACCCGAACTTGCGAAAGAAGATTGGCGGATGAAAATGCTCAGCGCTCAACAACAACGATTCAGTCCCTTCTTTTTGGGCGGTGACGATATACTGATCGCCTTTCCAACGACAACAATGACTTATGAGGATCGCATGATGAGTATGCGTGGCAACAATAGGCATTTTGCGCGCGCCACCGTATTTCATGAGTTGATCCCCGGTCATCATTTGCAAGGATTTATGATCGATCGATACAATGCACATCGCTCTGCTTTCTACACTCCATTCTGGATGGAAGGTTGGGCACTTTATTGGGAGATGATTTTGTGGGAGAAGAATTTTCAAAAATCTCCAGAGAACCGGGTAGGGATGTTATTCTGGCGTATGCATCGCTGCGCCAGGATTATTTTCTCGCTTAACTATCACATGAACATCTGGACCCCGCAGCAGTGTATCGATTTTTTGGTAGACAAAGTAGGGCACGAAAGAGCCAATGCAGGGGCCGAAGTGCGCAGATCTTTCACAGGGGGCTATGGTCCGCTCTATCAATTAGCTTATATGATTGGTGCTAAAGAATTTTACGCATTGCGTCAGGAGTTAGTGACATCCGGAAAAATGAAAGAAAGAGACTTTCATGATGCGATTTTGCAAAACGGGCCTATCTCAGTTGAATTAGTGAGGGCATTGTTAACGAACCAAAATCTCACACGCGATTACAAAACGAATTGGAAATTCGGGTATTGA
- a CDS encoding MFS transporter — MKLSLRIQLSFMMFLEFFIWGAWFVTMGTYLTKTLGASDAENGMAYGTQSMGAIIAPFIIGLIADRFFSAQKILGILHLAGAALMYFISIQTDFNSFYPYLLSYMILYMPTLALVNSISFRQLTDPEKEFSTLRVWGTVGWIVAGLTIGWLSWEKSNSLASTFQLASASSLLLGVMSFFLPNTPPASADKKVTWRDIVGLDALSLLKDRNFLVFFISSMLICIPLAFYYQEANKFLNEINLSNAAAKMTLGQASETLFMVLMPLFFNRFGIKKMLLIGMGAWALRYLLFGFGNVTDSTISFLYLGIILHGICYDFFFVTGQIYTDKRAGEEFKSSAQGLITLATYGVGMFIGFWVAGQVVGNYKTDSGHEWQTIWMIPAAIAVFLMIDFAVLFKDDKTVKYN, encoded by the coding sequence ATGAAACTTTCACTTCGCATTCAGCTTTCCTTCATGATGTTCCTGGAATTTTTTATCTGGGGCGCCTGGTTTGTAACCATGGGTACTTACCTCACTAAAACACTAGGAGCCTCCGATGCTGAAAATGGAATGGCCTATGGCACACAGTCGATGGGCGCCATCATTGCACCCTTTATCATAGGGTTGATCGCAGACAGGTTCTTTTCTGCTCAAAAAATTCTGGGAATACTTCATCTCGCAGGTGCCGCCCTGATGTACTTCATTTCAATCCAGACTGATTTCAATTCCTTTTACCCGTATTTGTTGTCGTATATGATTTTGTACATGCCAACATTAGCGCTGGTGAATTCTATTTCATTTCGTCAATTGACAGATCCCGAAAAAGAATTCTCCACCCTTCGTGTTTGGGGAACGGTCGGTTGGATTGTAGCTGGCTTGACGATAGGCTGGCTGAGCTGGGAAAAAAGTAATTCACTGGCAAGTACATTTCAATTGGCGTCAGCTTCGTCATTGCTGCTCGGTGTAATGAGTTTCTTTTTACCCAATACGCCACCAGCTTCCGCTGACAAAAAAGTAACATGGAGAGACATTGTGGGCCTTGATGCATTGAGCTTGCTTAAAGACAGGAATTTCCTCGTGTTCTTTATCTCTTCGATGCTCATCTGCATTCCTTTGGCATTTTATTACCAGGAAGCGAATAAATTCCTGAACGAAATCAATTTGTCAAATGCAGCCGCAAAAATGACGTTAGGCCAGGCTTCGGAAACGTTGTTCATGGTATTGATGCCATTATTCTTTAATCGTTTTGGGATCAAGAAGATGCTCCTGATCGGGATGGGCGCTTGGGCGCTGCGCTATTTGTTGTTTGGATTTGGTAACGTGACTGATTCCACTATCTCATTTTTGTATTTGGGAATAATCCTTCACGGAATCTGTTATGATTTCTTTTTTGTGACGGGACAGATTTATACAGACAAACGCGCTGGCGAAGAGTTCAAATCATCTGCCCAGGGATTGATTACACTTGCTACTTACGGAGTGGGAATGTTTATCGGTTTTTGGGTGGCGGGACAAGTGGTGGGCAATTACAAAACCGACAGCGGTCACGAATGGCAGACAATTTGGATGATCCCGGCAGCTATAGCAGTGTTCCTGATGATTGATTTTGCCGTGCTGTTCAAGGATGACAAGACCGTGAAGTATAACTAA
- the gldB gene encoding gliding motility lipoprotein GldB, whose translation MIRVLLLLILTVVFFSCDNTSEEKCVVSPEIRIDLNFKSLEDSIPAIRTKKQLVKFFSTHRALRDIFFGRANYPNDSAFIKALFSKFSHPGFDTLLMETKKVFGDGRELKQEFQNAFSNLKYYYPDFKAPRIETVITGLETDIFVSDTLIIVGLDYYLGKKAKYRPNMYEYMLKRYEKNFIVPSALLLIGIDSKYDKVNMEDRTVLAEMVAYGKAYYFAKRMLPCMPDSAFIGYTQREIDGAKANQDVIWKRLVDDEALFSTHQKMKERYIKERPKVYEIGNECPGRIGMWVGWQIVNEYAKRNTKATLPELMQTADAQKFLRGSKYSTQVSQ comes from the coding sequence ATGATCCGTGTCCTTTTGCTCCTCATCCTTACAGTTGTTTTCTTTTCCTGTGACAATACATCAGAAGAAAAATGTGTGGTCTCACCCGAAATAAGAATTGACCTCAATTTCAAGTCACTGGAAGACTCCATTCCGGCTATTCGTACAAAAAAACAATTGGTTAAATTCTTTTCAACTCATCGTGCTTTGCGTGACATTTTCTTCGGAAGAGCAAACTATCCCAATGACTCCGCCTTCATTAAGGCGCTTTTCTCAAAATTCTCTCATCCCGGTTTCGACACGCTCCTGATGGAAACAAAAAAAGTATTCGGTGACGGTCGTGAATTGAAACAAGAATTTCAAAATGCTTTTTCCAATCTCAAATATTATTACCCGGATTTTAAAGCACCACGGATTGAGACGGTCATCACTGGTCTTGAAACAGACATTTTCGTAAGTGATACACTGATCATCGTAGGACTGGATTACTATCTCGGAAAAAAGGCAAAGTACCGGCCCAATATGTATGAGTATATGCTCAAGCGATACGAGAAAAATTTTATTGTCCCTTCTGCACTTTTACTCATTGGCATTGATTCTAAATATGATAAAGTCAATATGGAGGATCGTACAGTTCTTGCAGAGATGGTGGCCTATGGCAAGGCCTACTATTTTGCCAAGCGAATGTTGCCTTGTATGCCTGACAGTGCATTCATAGGTTATACTCAACGCGAAATTGATGGAGCGAAGGCAAACCAGGACGTAATCTGGAAACGCCTGGTAGACGATGAGGCCCTTTTTTCCACACATCAGAAAATGAAGGAGCGCTACATTAAAGAGCGGCCTAAGGTATATGAGATAGGGAATGAATGTCCCGGTCGCATTGGCATGTGGGTAGGATGGCAAATTGTGAACGAATACGCCAAGCGCAACACCAAGGCAACATTGCCCGAATTGATGCAAACAGCAGATGCGCAGAAATTTCTCCGCGGGTCAAAATACAGTACGCAAGTCAGCCAATAA
- a CDS encoding deoxynucleoside kinase: MKTLKHIAVSGNIGSGKTTLAEKLSKHYNWNPLYESVDHNPYLRDFYEDMQRWAFHLQIYFLNSRFNQVREIRSSTKTIIQDRTIYEDAYIFAANLHKSAHISDRDYQSYLDLFHSMINFVQPPDLLIYLRADIPKLVHQIQLRNRDFEYNIKLEYLKTLNEHYEKWIGGYQHGRLLIIDMNNLDFVNNVEDFSSIVSRVDLEINSLFGEY, from the coding sequence TTGAAAACACTCAAGCACATCGCGGTCTCAGGAAACATCGGTTCGGGAAAAACAACCCTGGCTGAAAAACTTTCGAAGCACTATAACTGGAACCCACTTTACGAATCAGTAGACCACAACCCCTACCTGCGCGATTTTTATGAAGACATGCAGCGTTGGGCGTTTCACCTGCAAATTTATTTTCTTAATAGCCGTTTTAATCAGGTTCGTGAAATCCGGTCCAGTACAAAAACAATCATCCAGGACCGGACGATTTACGAGGACGCTTACATTTTCGCAGCCAACTTGCACAAGAGTGCTCACATTAGCGATCGCGACTATCAAAGTTATCTCGACCTGTTTCATTCCATGATCAACTTTGTCCAGCCCCCTGATCTGCTTATCTATCTGAGGGCCGACATCCCTAAACTTGTTCATCAAATCCAACTGCGCAACCGTGACTTCGAATACAATATCAAGCTCGAGTATCTAAAAACGCTGAATGAGCATTACGAAAAGTGGATTGGAGGATACCAACACGGCCGACTCCTGATCATAGATATGAATAACCTCGACTTCGTCAACAACGTAGAAGATTTTTCGTCTATCGTGAGCCGGGTTGATCTGGAGATCAATAGCCTTTTCGGGGAATACTAA